One Egibacteraceae bacterium genomic window carries:
- a CDS encoding ATP-binding protein, protein MMVHGPPRLRELPLPARGLVGVTAVLSVLVAVTAVVSGDAPVSPWPVLALSAGIAVSEGLRVDLPFRRAGTAQFNLSDAALTVGLLLLPPAEVVLAACLGKLCWQLVDRVPSLKLVFNLAWYVTGTGVAALVVGAIAPRPGPVAAGSMIAVGMGLCTLTAVNATAVSGIIALSARQSWPATARRIVPTLALLTVTNAGLGLIAVLLAETRPWALVALAIPVALLYGASRAQVHATVDRERSAAVVTVEHRLSDATDPAAVASALVEGVGEVLGLRAAIWRDGRWLTPPPAPPGAGLPGSGTQQAPLGRGEGVLVAWPGELGVTVDSAEWLARLARSGGVHLDRAAAHSALEQERATLRAVVDGTGDGIFVVDESATLRLWNPAMGRLAARLPEQALGLPVSTVLGPGPWQTPGVHDVTRPGVNPHTWRVSVATVRDTAHSSLHVAVVHDVTAERRVARMKDDMLAVVSHELRTPLTPIKASAQLLRLRGNAMREEQREELLAQIEGRADHLTRLVEDLLLVGQLSSARTRPATPTAPSGARPPVTAAHVDLAGLLREEVAQLALARPGHTLFCIAPDEELAVVDPRRVRQIVDNLVENACKFSPTATTVRITLSTNEHTATLVVADEGRGIAPDDLDRILEPFQRGEDPLHMTTSGAGLGLFIVRELVGGLGGRLHIASEVGVGTAVTVTLPLIRPAARPATAAAGGPLSLS, encoded by the coding sequence ATGATGGTTCACGGCCCACCCCGGCTGCGGGAGCTCCCACTGCCCGCCCGCGGCCTCGTCGGGGTGACGGCGGTGCTGTCGGTGCTCGTTGCCGTCACGGCCGTCGTCTCCGGCGACGCTCCCGTGTCGCCGTGGCCCGTCCTCGCACTGTCGGCCGGCATCGCGGTGAGCGAGGGGCTGCGCGTCGACCTGCCCTTCCGGCGCGCCGGCACCGCCCAGTTCAACCTCAGCGACGCCGCGCTCACCGTCGGGTTGCTGCTGCTCCCGCCGGCAGAGGTCGTCCTCGCAGCCTGCCTCGGCAAGCTCTGCTGGCAGCTCGTCGACCGCGTGCCCTCGCTGAAGCTCGTGTTCAACCTCGCCTGGTACGTGACCGGCACGGGAGTCGCCGCGCTCGTCGTGGGAGCCATCGCCCCCCGCCCGGGCCCCGTGGCCGCGGGGAGCATGATCGCGGTCGGGATGGGCCTCTGCACCCTCACGGCAGTCAACGCCACAGCGGTCAGCGGGATCATCGCCCTGTCGGCCCGGCAGTCCTGGCCCGCGACCGCGCGCCGCATCGTGCCCACCCTCGCGCTGCTGACGGTGACGAATGCGGGCCTCGGGCTCATCGCGGTCCTGCTCGCCGAGACGCGTCCGTGGGCGCTGGTCGCCCTCGCGATCCCCGTCGCGCTGCTGTACGGGGCGTCGCGGGCGCAGGTGCACGCAACGGTCGACCGCGAGCGCTCGGCGGCGGTGGTGACCGTCGAACATCGCTTGTCCGACGCCACCGATCCGGCCGCGGTCGCCAGCGCCCTCGTCGAGGGCGTCGGCGAGGTGCTCGGCCTGCGGGCCGCGATCTGGCGCGACGGCCGATGGCTCACCCCACCCCCGGCGCCGCCGGGGGCTGGGTTGCCGGGGTCGGGAACCCAGCAGGCGCCCCTCGGTCGCGGCGAGGGGGTGCTCGTCGCCTGGCCCGGCGAGCTCGGCGTCACCGTCGACAGCGCCGAGTGGCTGGCGCGCCTGGCCCGGTCCGGGGGCGTCCACCTCGACCGGGCCGCGGCCCACTCGGCGCTGGAGCAGGAGCGGGCGACCCTGCGGGCGGTCGTGGACGGCACCGGCGACGGCATATTCGTCGTGGACGAGAGCGCGACGCTGCGCCTGTGGAACCCCGCGATGGGCCGCCTCGCGGCGAGGCTGCCCGAGCAGGCGCTCGGCCTACCGGTTTCCACGGTGCTCGGGCCGGGGCCGTGGCAGACCCCCGGGGTCCACGACGTGACGCGGCCGGGGGTGAACCCGCACACCTGGCGGGTGTCGGTCGCGACGGTGCGCGACACCGCCCACTCCAGCCTGCACGTCGCCGTCGTGCACGACGTCACCGCCGAGCGCCGCGTCGCCCGCATGAAGGACGACATGCTCGCCGTCGTGTCCCACGAGCTGCGCACCCCGCTCACGCCCATCAAGGCGAGCGCGCAGCTGCTGCGCCTGCGCGGCAACGCCATGCGCGAGGAGCAGCGGGAGGAGCTCCTCGCGCAGATCGAGGGGCGGGCCGACCACCTGACGCGCCTCGTCGAGGATCTCCTCCTCGTGGGGCAGCTGTCCTCCGCCAGAACCCGGCCGGCAACCCCCACCGCGCCGTCGGGAGCCCGGCCGCCGGTGACCGCCGCGCACGTGGATCTCGCGGGGCTCCTGCGCGAGGAGGTGGCGCAGCTCGCCCTCGCACGCCCCGGTCACACGCTCTTCTGCATCGCACCCGACGAGGAGCTCGCGGTCGTCGATCCGCGGCGCGTCCGCCAGATCGTCGACAACCTCGTCGAGAACGCCTGCAAGTTCTCGCCCACGGCGACGACGGTGCGCATCACGCTGTCGACGAACGAGCACACGGCGACGCTCGTCGTCGCCGACGAGGGCCGCGGCATCGCCCCCGACGACCTCGACCGCATCCTCGAGCCCTTCCAGCGCGGCGAGGACCCGCTGCACATGACGACGTCGGGTGCGGGGCTCGGGCTGTTCATCGTCCGCGAGCTCGTCGGTGGGCTCGGCGGGCGTCTCCACATCGCAAGCGAGGTGGGGGTCGGCACGGCCGTGACCGTCACCCTGCCGCTCATCAGGCCCGCCGCCAGGCCTGCGACCGCTGCCGCGGGCGGACCGCTGTCGCTCAGCTGA
- a CDS encoding ATP-binding cassette domain-containing protein yields MGRRVDLYDNTALPLREHTRRSEREIREIVMRNLERVGLAGAADRFPGEVSGGMRKRAGLARALVLDREIVLFDEPDSGLGPVRVSFLNELILQLREELAATFVIVTHDIPTARNIADYIGMLFRRNLVMFGQTEELFGSDKAVVTQFLHGRTLGPIGMSEEADAPGWQEAGDGLGATPPTRIS; encoded by the coding sequence GTGGGACGTCGAGTGGACCTCTACGACAACACCGCCTTACCCCTGCGCGAGCACACCCGCAGGAGCGAGCGGGAGATCCGCGAGATCGTCATGCGCAACCTCGAGCGGGTCGGTCTCGCCGGAGCGGCCGACCGCTTCCCAGGGGAGGTCTCCGGCGGGATGAGAAAGCGGGCCGGTCTCGCCCGTGCGCTCGTGCTTGACCGGGAGATCGTGCTGTTCGACGAGCCCGACTCCGGCCTCGGCCCCGTCCGCGTGTCGTTCCTCAACGAGCTCATCCTCCAGCTGAGGGAGGAGCTGGCGGCAACTTTCGTGATCGTCACGCACGACATCCCCACCGCGCGGAACATCGCCGACTACATCGGGATGCTCTTCCGGCGCAACCTCGTCATGTTCGGCCAGACCGAGGAGCTGTTCGGCTCCGACAAGGCCGTCGTGACGCAGTTCCTGCACGGGCGGACCTTGGGCCCCATCGGCATGAGCGAAGAGGCCGACGCCCCCGGGTGGCAGGAGGCCGGGGACGGCCTGGGGGCCACCCCGCCGACGCGGATCAGCTGA
- a CDS encoding DNA translocase FtsK, which yields MAGARTDRRKAATGKAGKGAEAGRRPARRNPPPGGPTVADHLRDIWGIALLVLAALSALGLYADAAGVVGVFLDVAFRGLFGMLGLAAPVALAAGGVLLLREPRPADRRVVAGGMLVALGTAGLWHLAAGAPPFDAGLSDLQRAAGWTGAAVALPLRAAAATGGAVVLLVAVVVVGLLLATATPPRVVVERCAAGARAVRDRVAEARARRGLAREERAEAAAAEEDSPTVVLDENAPATSLDDDDTGPMGGGDDELALDGADGPEVAAAAEPGLSDTQLLPAGVDTAGAGTATVLAPPAEDWAAYELPPLSLLRTGREAVGNKRELDQMRGALERTLRQFNVGAEVSRMHRGPTVTRFEVTLKAGVKVAAVTKLGDDISYALATPEIRIVAPIPGKSAIGIEVPNRDRDLITLGDVLRAPEAERQAHPLAVGVGKDIAGHAVMVNLATMPHLLIAGATGSGKSVTMNAIVTSLLMRARPDQVRLILVDPKRVELNHYEGAPHLLNPVVTDPKRATEALEWTVREMESRYERLALLGYRNIDSYNGAVRDQTVRQAPAISGEADTVWEPLPYIVFVIDELSDLMMVAPRDVESHIVRISQMARAVGIHLVLATQRPQVEVVTGLIKANVPSRIALAMATGHDSKTILDQYGAEKLVGDGDMLFMPANASKPHRIQGCYIGEGEIERVVDHCRSQRTVEYAAGMVKTDAEARLDVTGDDASDADLTTAAMELVVRSGLGSTSMLQRKLKVGFARAGRLMDELEQMGVVGPSEGPKARQVLMSVDELERRLGGDAGGPPPAVP from the coding sequence GTGGCGGGGGCGAGGACCGACCGCAGGAAGGCGGCGACCGGCAAGGCCGGCAAGGGCGCGGAGGCGGGGCGGCGCCCGGCCCGGCGCAACCCCCCCCCGGGCGGCCCGACCGTCGCCGACCACCTCCGCGACATCTGGGGGATCGCGCTGCTCGTCCTGGCCGCGCTGAGCGCCCTCGGCCTCTACGCCGACGCCGCCGGCGTCGTCGGCGTGTTCCTCGACGTCGCGTTCCGTGGGCTGTTCGGCATGCTCGGGCTCGCGGCCCCGGTTGCCCTTGCCGCGGGAGGGGTGCTGCTCCTGCGCGAGCCACGACCGGCCGACCGGCGTGTGGTCGCTGGGGGGATGCTCGTCGCCCTCGGAACCGCGGGCCTGTGGCACCTCGCCGCCGGCGCCCCGCCGTTCGACGCGGGCCTGTCCGACCTCCAGCGCGCCGCCGGCTGGACCGGCGCAGCCGTCGCGCTGCCCCTGCGCGCCGCCGCCGCCACCGGCGGCGCCGTCGTGCTGCTCGTGGCGGTCGTCGTGGTGGGCCTGCTGCTCGCGACCGCGACCCCACCGCGGGTCGTCGTCGAGCGGTGTGCGGCGGGCGCCCGCGCGGTGCGTGACCGGGTCGCCGAGGCTCGCGCGCGCCGCGGGCTCGCCCGTGAGGAACGGGCCGAGGCGGCCGCCGCCGAAGAGGACAGCCCCACGGTGGTCCTCGACGAGAACGCCCCGGCGACCTCGCTCGACGACGACGACACGGGTCCGATGGGGGGCGGCGACGACGAGCTCGCGCTCGACGGCGCCGACGGGCCCGAGGTGGCGGCGGCAGCCGAACCGGGACTGTCGGACACGCAGCTGCTGCCGGCCGGCGTGGACACCGCCGGGGCGGGCACGGCGACGGTGCTCGCACCGCCGGCGGAGGACTGGGCCGCCTACGAGCTTCCCCCCCTGTCGCTGCTGCGCACGGGGCGCGAGGCGGTCGGCAACAAGCGGGAGCTCGACCAGATGCGCGGTGCGCTCGAGCGCACGCTGCGCCAGTTCAACGTCGGGGCCGAGGTCAGCCGCATGCACCGGGGCCCGACCGTCACCCGGTTCGAGGTCACCCTGAAGGCGGGGGTGAAGGTCGCGGCGGTGACGAAGCTCGGCGACGACATCTCCTATGCGCTCGCCACGCCGGAGATCCGCATCGTCGCGCCGATCCCCGGCAAGTCCGCGATCGGCATCGAGGTGCCCAACCGCGACCGCGACCTCATCACCCTCGGCGACGTGCTGCGCGCCCCCGAAGCCGAGCGCCAGGCCCACCCGCTCGCCGTCGGGGTCGGCAAGGACATCGCCGGCCACGCCGTCATGGTCAACCTCGCCACCATGCCGCACCTGCTCATCGCGGGTGCCACCGGGTCCGGCAAGAGCGTGACCATGAACGCGATCGTGACGAGCCTGCTCATGCGCGCCCGCCCCGATCAGGTGCGGCTCATCCTCGTCGACCCGAAGCGGGTCGAACTCAACCATTACGAGGGCGCGCCACACCTGCTCAACCCCGTGGTGACCGATCCGAAACGGGCGACGGAGGCCCTCGAGTGGACCGTCCGGGAGATGGAGTCGCGCTACGAGCGCCTCGCCCTGCTCGGCTACCGCAACATCGACTCGTACAACGGGGCGGTCCGGGACCAGACGGTGCGGCAGGCGCCCGCCATCAGCGGCGAGGCCGACACCGTCTGGGAGCCGCTGCCCTACATCGTCTTCGTGATCGACGAGCTGTCCGACCTCATGATGGTCGCGCCCCGGGACGTCGAGAGCCACATCGTGCGGATCTCCCAGATGGCGCGCGCGGTGGGCATCCACCTCGTGCTCGCCACGCAGCGTCCCCAGGTCGAGGTCGTCACCGGCCTCATCAAGGCGAACGTGCCCTCCCGCATCGCCCTGGCCATGGCGACCGGCCACGACTCGAAGACGATCCTCGACCAGTACGGAGCGGAGAAGCTCGTCGGCGACGGCGACATGCTCTTCATGCCGGCGAACGCCTCGAAGCCCCATCGTATCCAGGGCTGCTACATCGGCGAGGGGGAGATCGAACGCGTTGTCGACCACTGCCGCTCGCAGCGCACCGTGGAGTACGCGGCGGGCATGGTGAAGACCGACGCCGAGGCGCGCCTCGACGTCACCGGCGACGACGCGAGCGACGCAGACCTCACCACCGCGGCGATGGAGCTCGTCGTGCGGTCGGGCCTCGGCTCGACCTCCATGCTCCAGCGTAAGCTGAAGGTGGGGTTCGCCCGGGCGGGGCGGCTGATGGACGAGCTCGAGCAGATGGGCGTCGTGGGGCCGTCGGAGGGGCCGAAGGCCCGCCAGGTCCTCATGAGCGTCGACGAGCTGGAGCGCCGTCTCGGGGGGGACGCCGGCGGCCCCCCGCCCGCCGTCCCCTGA
- a CDS encoding ribonuclease J, producing MAHPPVRVSFFGGLGEIGRNMASVEVDGRIALIDVGLIFPDAEHHGIDLILPDWSTLRGRAADVHCVVITHGHEDHMGALPFFWRDFPDVPVYGTRLTLGLIRAKLEEHPDVNADLREVEAGERLTTGPFDIEFVGVAHSIPDGLAVAFHTPHGTILHSGDFKLDQTPIDGKPTDLPHLAQLGDDGVALLLADSTGADTAGHVPTERVIGRTMAEVFRQASGRIIVTTFASHVHRVQQIIDAALAVNRKVCFVGRSMVRNMPIGRELGYLHYRDDDIVDMAAVDRMGRHETVIVCTGSQGEPYAALSLMAAGQHKQVRLEPGDTVVMASSVIPGNEHAIYRSINGLFRQGADVVHKGIADVHVSGHAAADDLRFFHNIVRPEHFIPVHGEYRHLVAHARIACETGTPPDQVFVCEDGDTVLLQDATVRRGESFRPGVVFVDGLGVGDVGNAVLRDRERLAGEGICIAVITVDQHARVVGEPGVLQQGIIYEPEQSVMLEHAAKVLADELHRNGGEGDEAVVRRTSVQALARFWRDQVGRRPVILPVLVEV from the coding sequence ATGGCGCACCCTCCCGTCCGCGTCTCCTTCTTCGGAGGCCTCGGCGAGATCGGGCGGAACATGGCCTCGGTCGAGGTCGACGGGCGCATCGCGCTCATCGACGTCGGGCTCATCTTCCCCGACGCCGAGCACCACGGGATCGACCTCATCCTCCCCGACTGGTCGACGTTGCGGGGCCGCGCGGCCGACGTCCACTGCGTGGTCATCACCCACGGGCACGAGGACCACATGGGGGCGCTGCCGTTCTTCTGGCGCGACTTCCCCGACGTGCCCGTCTACGGCACCCGCCTGACCCTCGGGCTCATCCGCGCCAAGCTCGAGGAGCATCCCGACGTCAACGCCGACCTGCGGGAGGTCGAGGCGGGCGAGCGCCTCACGACGGGGCCCTTCGACATCGAGTTCGTCGGGGTGGCGCACTCCATCCCCGACGGGCTCGCGGTCGCGTTCCACACCCCTCATGGAACGATCCTCCACTCCGGCGACTTCAAGCTCGACCAGACCCCGATCGACGGGAAGCCCACCGACCTGCCGCACCTCGCCCAGCTCGGCGACGACGGCGTCGCGCTCCTGCTCGCCGACTCGACCGGCGCGGACACCGCCGGGCACGTGCCCACGGAGCGGGTCATCGGCCGGACCATGGCGGAGGTGTTCCGGCAGGCGAGCGGGCGCATCATCGTCACGACGTTCGCGAGCCACGTGCACCGGGTGCAGCAGATCATCGACGCCGCTCTGGCAGTCAACCGCAAGGTGTGCTTCGTCGGTCGCTCGATGGTCCGCAACATGCCGATCGGGCGTGAGCTCGGCTACCTGCACTACCGCGACGACGACATCGTCGACATGGCTGCCGTCGACCGGATGGGGCGCCACGAGACGGTCATCGTCTGCACCGGCTCGCAGGGGGAGCCGTACGCCGCGCTGTCGCTCATGGCCGCGGGCCAGCACAAGCAGGTGCGCCTCGAGCCGGGCGACACCGTCGTGATGGCCTCGAGCGTCATCCCCGGCAACGAGCACGCGATCTACCGGTCGATCAACGGGCTGTTCCGGCAGGGTGCCGACGTGGTGCACAAGGGCATCGCCGACGTGCACGTGTCCGGGCACGCCGCCGCCGACGACCTGCGCTTCTTCCACAACATCGTGCGGCCCGAGCACTTCATCCCCGTCCACGGCGAGTACCGCCACCTCGTCGCGCATGCACGCATCGCGTGCGAGACCGGCACGCCCCCCGACCAGGTCTTCGTCTGCGAGGACGGCGACACGGTCCTTCTCCAGGACGCCACGGTGCGCCGGGGCGAGTCGTTCCGTCCCGGCGTCGTGTTCGTCGACGGGCTCGGGGTGGGCGACGTCGGCAACGCCGTGCTGCGCGACCGTGAGCGCCTCGCGGGCGAGGGCATCTGCATCGCGGTCATCACCGTCGACCAGCACGCCCGCGTCGTCGGTGAGCCGGGGGTGCTCCAGCAGGGGATCATCTACGAGCCCGAGCAGTCGGTCATGCTCGAGCACGCCGCCAAGGTCCTCGCCGACGAGCTGCACCGCAACGGCGGGGAGGGCGACGAGGCGGTCGTGCGGCGCACGAGTGTGCAGGCACTCGCGCGGTTCTGGCGCGACCAGGTGGGGCGCCGGCCCGTGATCCTGCCGGTGCTCGTGGAGGTCTAG